In Pelagibaculum spongiae, the genomic window CCAGTGGAAAAGGGGGGCGAAGATGCTGCAATTCATCTTCGGTGGCTTGAGCAGGTAGTAAAAACGATTGATAAAGCGGCGAGTAAAACTGAAATTTCCCCTACCGTCGATTTTAGTCCGGGTCAGAATTGCCTAAAACGCTTAATCGAAACGCTTAGCAATGCTAGAGCCAGCTTAGATATTTGTGTATTTACTATTTCAGATGACCGAATCACCGATGCTATTTTAAAAGCACATCAGCGCGGTGTTCAGGTACGAGTGATTACTGATAATGATAAGGCCAATGATCGAGGTAGTGATGTGTTTTTTCTGAAAGAGCAAGGCGTTCCTGTCCGCTTGGATGAAACACCGTGGCATATGCACCACAAATTTGCTTTGGTTGATGATGCGCTATTAGTCAATGGCAGTTTTAACTGGACGCGAACCGCATCAGAAAAAAACCAGGAAAACCTAGTAATTACTGGCCATACC contains:
- a CDS encoding phospholipase D-like domain-containing protein — its product is MHYQQLEQHLVQTLEDFRLDAQEKSELRALAGQLPIADIRYLRNKAFELVRQPVEKGGEDAAIHLRWLEQVVKTIDKAASKTEISPTVDFSPGQNCLKRLIETLSNARASLDICVFTISDDRITDAILKAHQRGVQVRVITDNDKANDRGSDVFFLKEQGVPVRLDETPWHMHHKFALVDDALLVNGSFNWTRTASEKNQENLVITGHTKLVSEFKKQFDYLWKSYK